One region of Armigeres subalbatus isolate Guangzhou_Male chromosome 3, GZ_Asu_2, whole genome shotgun sequence genomic DNA includes:
- the LOC134223397 gene encoding uncharacterized protein LOC134223397, whose product MAEYSADELQAPAWLGDQFFREILQTSENDPSIEILPGYELLPATQAGDHYASIMFRTCVRYRSNRTPGEHEMNLIIKTQPTAEGFKKEISQGNALFVKEIKMYSEILPAMVKVLKSVGQHLEVARLIHASIEPHVVIVMESLTPKGWMPGRDCITSFEEALPTIRNIASFHAASLYLHQEIVDLSSNRADDILAKGVVLTLFKKGFNEFCKAVQRWDDFEPYTKRLKVLYESFDQRLREVYTPNPATVGYNVLNHADLNWKNIMHRKNSDGRIVDSMLIDYQCCHWGSPVLDVMNLLGLVIDNRTKTDYRNEILYEYHKHFAMLLAKMGFSGKVPSLVDLQMELLRYCFLEVFHIAVFEKYKYVKLTETTFDNYDEGNPDDPCYSNEEYCGIVRSELYSLLNKGFLDIN is encoded by the exons ATGGCAGAATACAGTGCGGACGAATTGCAGGCACCTGCCTGGTTGGGTGACCAATTTTTCCGGGAAATTTTGCAAACATCGGAAAACGATCCATCGATTGAGATCTTGCCTGGCTACGAGTTACTTCCAGCGACCCAGGCTGGTGACCACTATGCCAGTATCATGTTCCGCACCTGTGTTCGGTATCGGTCAAATCGTACACCCGGTGAGCATGAGATGAATCTGATCATCAAAACTCAACCAACGGCTGAAGGATTCAAGAAGGAAATTTCCCAAGGCAACGCTCTGTTtgtcaaagaaatcaaaatgtacAGTGAGATTCTTCCGGCTATGGTGAAAGTGTTGAAGAGTGTCGGTCAACATCTGGAGGTTGCCCG attgATTCATGCTTCGATTGAGCCACATGTCGTCATCGTGATGGAGAGCTTAACTCCGAAGGGATGGATGCCTGGACGAGATTGCATTACTAGCTTTGAAGAGGCTCTTCCAACTATCCGGAATATCGCAAGCTTCCACGCTGCTTCGCTTTATCTTCATCAAGAG ATTGTGGACCTATCGTCAAACAGAGCGGATGATATTTTGGCGAAAGGAGTGGTGCTCACTCTTTTCAAGAAGGGATTCAATGAATTCTGTAAAGCTGTCCAGAGATGGGATGACTTTGAACCGTACACAAAGCGGTTGAAAGTTCTTTACGAATCTTTTGATCAGCGGCTTCGTGAAGTCTACACCCCAAATCCGGCAACCGTTGGCTACAATGTACTCAACCATGCTGACCTCaattggaaaaatattatgCACAGGAAGAACTCGGACGGCCGCATCGTAGATTCGATGTTGATCGATTATCAGTGCTGCCATTGGGGTTCGCCAGTCCTTGATGTGATGAATTTACTTGGCTTGGTCATCGATAATCGCACCAAGACGGACTATCGGAATGAAATACTTTACGAGTATCACAAACATTTTGCGATGCTATTAGCAAAAATGGGGTTTTCTGGAAAAGTTCCCTCTCTGGTAGATTTACAAATGGAACTTCTCCGATACTGTTTTCTAG aagtGTTTCATATCGCCGTTTTCGAAAAGTACAAATATGTGAAGCTCACTGAGACGACATTTGACAACTATGATGAAGGAAATCCGGACGATCCCTGCTACAGCAATGAAGAATACTGCGGTATCGTTCGCTCCGAACTGTATTCGCTGTTAAACAAAGGATTCCTGGATATTAATTAA